AGGCGCGCGGCATTGGTAGAGAGGCTTGGCTGGAGACCGTGGTATCAATGCACTCACTACTCACGATAGCGGCGCACATACGCAATGAATTAACCAGCGATGTAGAGGCAAAACCGCCCAGTGATAAATACGTGGTCATCACAAGCCTTAGAAGGCTTAGGGAGGTTACGAATAAGTACACGTACATAAGCGGAATCCGGGAGTTGGTGAATACGGAGATTAACAACGCAATAGGCACAGTCAGGGAGGTGCTGGACAAAGGCTACGCGAAACAACTCACGAATAAGTGGATCAAATACTCAAAGTTAAAGGATTTCATACAGGGAAACATGACGATCAAGCCTCCACTTGAGGAGCAATGGGATGTGATGCAAGGCTCCGATTATAGGAACGTAATAGCCCACGCAGGCCTTGATAAAGAAAACACGGCACTGCAGATAGACAGGGATAACCCAGACCCACATAACGCCAAAATAGCCATACATAAAGAACTAACAGACATAGTCTATAGGAGCATAAACCACAAACCATCGTAAAACACCACACATTTCAAACAAGCACGATCATTAAGGCGCAAGGCAGGCAAATTTTGAGCATAATTCATCAATGATCCCATCAAAATTAACGGGCAATAATGATAAGCAACGCACTAGGTCAGCAATGGTTTATGACTTTCAACATTCTTTTTAAAAATCAACGTATAGACACGTCACACATCGAAATTCTCCTGAAACATGATACGTTTCAACATTCTTTTGAAATCAACGAAAATGGGTAAGGCGCTATTCATGACCGCAGACGAATTCAAGGTTTCAATATTCTTTTGAAATCAACCTGGCAGTAATTAAGGAATCCATTAACGCGGTTGTGCATCTTTCAATATTCTTTTGAAATCAACAATATGTTGATGTACCACCGCCCCAAGTCCTTGAGGTTGTCTTTCAATATTCTTTTGAAATCAACCGTTTCGTTGCCTTATTTGCCCCTTTATAAGTTTTTCCTCTTCGTGGTTTTGGGTTTCGTTGGGACATCTTTCTACCCCTAATCACATCGACACGTGCCTGTTCCCACGATCTCCATTAGGAATTGAATCCTTGTCCCCACGGAATTTCTACTCCAAATAAACGAAGGTGTTCCAACGGTGATTTATAATTTGCAAAACGAAAGGAGTGCACGAAATGCGCACTCAAGCCGTAACCTAAAGCCCCAAGCCCTAACAGCCAAAATGCCGCAATAAGGGCTAGGAGCATTTACAATAATGGCTCAACCACCAGGTCATTAATACATATCAAGAATATGAAGAGACAGTGAACAATCAAGGTCAAGACACGTGGGAGGGCGATGCAGGGTAAACCCTAAACCACAACTCCACACCCAGCCATAGCAGGGAGTAACGAAACCACAGACTTATAGAGATAACAAACCAATCAAGGAAATACGTAAATACTGCGTTAATAAAGTACTTAACACATGGCCCAATCACCACAGCACAGCGAAGTTAGTCATTGGGTATTCGCGACTTCACCTCAAAACCTCATTACCTGCCTCAAGTATTGCGTGTTCGGGGTTGATAATGCGAAGTATGGGATCACAGCAACAAGACTTGTGGGGCCTGGCGACCTGGCGTTGTTTTACGTGAGGTCACTGAGGAGGGGAGGTACGTCTAACGCACCCAGTAAGTGTCAGAGGGTGTTCCTAGGGCCATATAGGGTTAAGAATAGTGGCGCTTTGAATCCCAATCATCCAGCGGTTAATCAATGGTCACCCCCAGGGCAGTACCAGGTCTTGATAGAGATCGAGAAACTAACAGACAAAATAGGCGCAGTTGATGTAAATGCATTATTGAATGCCCTCTACTTCATCACGAATAAGGCGAGGAGCGGTCGTGGTGGTTGGCAAGACCACATGCAGTTCTCAATAATATCAATTAGAGGTGAGGATTATAACACAATAATCAACAAACTAAACCCAAACCACCCATGCATAGGCCAATTAAGGAGATCGCTAGGTACCCCATCCCAATGCGTATGATTAGTAACGCCGCACATCAACACCTTAACGCCATAATTCGAGTTAAGGTAGGTTTCATACCCAACACGAACAATGCATGCTGCCAATCCCACCACATCATCGACCCCACCAGGCTAAGACATTCCGTACCCAGCCCATGACATGACCGCACAAGCCCCCAGACCAACTACAGCCCCTGATCCTAACGAACAAATCAACCAACCCCCTCAAGACCCCAACCACCCACATCCACACTAAAAAACACACCAAACCGTACCTAGGCCCCTACAACCCAATAACCACCATCAAACCACCGAACACCAGCAACAATAGCAACCCAATAACAGGAACAACACAAAACCCAGACCCAACCACATAGCAACACCACTACCCCACCCTCAACTCCCCAACACAATCAACGACCCAAAACCACTAACACCAACACTCAACACAACATAAACAGAAAAATAAAACCAACCCCAACCACACCCAGACACCCACCCATTAGACCCCACCACCCGCACCTGGGGCCATTGGGAGTGGCGGGCTCCCCCCTCGGGAAAACCCTCGGGGGTTACACCCCCACCCCATCAACCCCGTCTTCTACGGGGACCCTCACCCGGCACCCGGCGGGTTTCCCCACCGGGCACCGAGCGGCCGCCTCTTTTCGGGGAGGGCTTCCCGCTTAGATGCCTTCAGCGGTTATCCCCTACGGCGTGGCTGCCCGGCTCTGCCCTGTAGGGCAACCGGTAGACTAGAGGCCGCGGCGCCCCGTTCCTCTCGTACTGAGGGCACCTTCCCCTCAGGCGGCCAGCACCCCCGACAGGTAGAGTCCGACCTGTCTCACGACGGTCTGAACCCATCTCACGTTCCCCTTTAATGGGCGGGCAGCCCCACCCTTGGGGGCTGCTGCACCCCCAGGATGGGAAGAGACGACGTCTGGGTACCAAACCGCGGGGTCGATGGGAACTCTCACCCGCGACGAGCCGGTTACTCCTGGGGTAACTTTTCTGTCATGCCCGGCCCCCACTGGTGGGGGCACGAGCGTTCGTTAGGCCCGGGTTTCCCCCCTGCGCCCCTTGCGTTCAAGGGCGCAGTCAGCCCGGCATTTGGCCTTACCCTCTACGGCGGAGTTCTGACCCGCCTGAGCCGAGCTTTGGGCACCCCTGATATCCTTTCAGGGGTGTGCCGCCCCAGCCGAACTGCCCACCCGCCGCTGTCCCCCGAGTGCTACCCGAGGTTAGGGGTGCGGGAGAGAGTGGGTGGTGTTTCATTGGCGCATCCGCGCGGCCCGGAGACCGCGCTTCATTGCTCCCACCTACACTATGCACCCCCTCCCGCACCCCAACGACGGGCTGCAGTAAAGCTCCACAGGGTCTTCTCGCCCCGTCGGGGGTCCCAGGACTCTGCACCCGGAGGTGGGTTCGCCGGGCCCCGGGCCGGGACAGTGGGGACCTCGTTGATCCATTCATGCACGCCGGAACTTACCCGGCAAGGCATTTGGCTACCTTAAGAGGGTCAGAGTTACCCCCGGCCTTCAGCGGCGCTTCGCCCGGTTGTACCCAGGTTTCACGTACCGCCAGTGGCCAGGATTCAGCCCCCGTACACACCCTTACGGGCTAGCGGGGACCTATGTTTTTGTTAAACAGTCAGGTCCCCCTTGTCACTGCGACCCGCGGTTCCAGTGGGAAAACACCAGAGCCGCGGGCACCCCTTCTCCCGAAGTTACAGGGCTAATTTGCCGAGTTCCCTGGCCCGGGGTCACCCGAGCCGCCTTGGGCTTCTCACCCAGGAACACCTGTGTCGGTTCTCGGTACGGTCGTGGAGGCTCGTTCCCCATCTCCTTTTCATGGGCCCCAGGAGTCGAGTGGACCAGGCTCAAGGCCCGGCTATTCCCGCCTTCAGCCGGTTCTCGCCATTACGGCACTCCCCGGCCTTCAGCGGTTAAGCGGGGTATTCCCCCGCCCACCCTATCCCGAGGCGTCGGAGATGGGGCTTGCGTTACCGCGAAACCTACCCCCACGGCACGGGAATATTAACCCGTTTCCCTTTCGGCAGGTACCAATTAGGCCCCACCTTAGGACCGGCTAACCCATGGCTGATTATCGTTGCCATGGAATCCTTGTCCTTTCCGGCGGAGGGGGTTCCCACCCCTCTTCGCTGCTACTACCACCGGGATCTGCATCGGTCACGGGTCCACCGGACCTTACGGCCCGGCTTCTGCCCCATGGCCGCGCCCCCCTATCCCACGCGGATCAACGATCCGCGGGCCGAGGTCTCGGCGGCGGGCTTGAGTCCCTAGACATCTTCGGGGCCCCCCGCCTCAGCGGGTAAGGTGTTACCCACTTCTTAGCCGATGGCTGCTTCTAGGCCCACGGCCCCGCTGTCTTGGGCGGGGGACACCCTTCTAGGTTGACACTTAGCCCGCACTTAGGGGCCTTAACCTCGGTCTGGGTTGTTTCCCTCTCGGCCCTCAGGCTTACCCCGAGGAACCCGCCTCTCCCCTTCTTCGGAGCCCACAGGTTCGGAGTTTGACCGGGGACCGGGGCCTTTCGGCCCCTGCATCCCCGATCAGTACTCTACCCCGTGGGCCTCCTCCAGGGAGGCCGGGCTGGGACCCGCTTCGGGGGGAACCAGCTATCACCGGGCTTGATTGGTCTTTTGCCCCTAGCCCCAGGTCATGGGAACGAATTGCACATCAGAACCCTTTCGGGCCTCCACGGGGCTTTCGCCCCGCTTCACCCTGCCCAGGGCTAGATCGCCCGGTTTCGGGTCTCCCGCCCGTGACTACGGGCCCATTAAGACCCAGCCCCTCACGGGGTCACCCCCGCTACGGGCTTTTCGGTTTCCCTAAGCCTTCGGGGTTTAACCCCTTAAGCTCGCCACGGGCGGGAACTCCCCGGCCCGTGTTTCTAGACGGAAGGGGCGACCTTGGACCTTCCTCCTCGTACTCCCGGGTTCACCCCGGTTTCCTTCGGAGGAAGGCATCCTTTCAGGCCGCCCCTCCTTTAGCCGCCCGGTTTCAGGCTCTTTTCACTCCCCTTTCGGGGTTCTTTTCAGCGTTCCCTCACGGTACTAGTGCACTATCGGTCTCAGGACGTACTTAGCCTTAGAGACCAGTGGCCCCCGGCTTCCCACGCCAAAACCAAGGCGTGGTACTCTGGGACACCGGGACTCCGCCAGGCGGCCTTTAGCCTACGGGGCTATCACCCTCTACGGCGGGGCTTTCCAGCCCACTTCGGCTAGGTCGCCCCGGCGATACCCGGGCCCTCAACCCCACATCTCCCCACGGTTATCCCGCAGGGATTTGGTTTGGGCTAACCCCCTTTCGGTCGCCCCTACTCAGGGGGTCCCTGTTGGTTTCCCTTCCTCCCCCTACTAAGATGTTTCCGTTCGGGGGGTTCCCGCTCCGAGAAAACCCCGGAGCACCTAGGCCTATTCGGCCCAGGTAGGAAGCCCCATTCAGGGATCCCGGGTTCAAGGGCTGCCTGCGCCTACCCCGGGCTTATCGCAGCTTGCCACGCCCTTCCTCGGCGCCTGAGCCGAGCCATCCACCGAGCGGCTTGCTGGTGCGGATGGTGGTTTAGTCAGAGTAGGTGCCAACCCAACTCCCTTTGAACACCCCATCCCCAGAGGAGGTGATCCGGCCGCAGGTTCCCCTACGGCCACCTTGTTACGACTTCGCCCCCCTCGGGAGCCCCCAACTCGTCCTCCCCTCCCCAGGGATTACCCTGGAGAAAAGAGGCCTCGTTGGGGGCTCCCTCGGGTGGCGCGACGGGCGGTGTGTGCAAGGGGCAGGGACGTATTCACCGCGCGTTGGTGACACGCGGTTACTAGGGATTCCACGTTCACGAGGGCGAGTTGCAGCCCTCGATTCCTACTGGGGCGGGGTTTACGGGATTGCCTCCCCCTTTCGGGGTCGGATCCCGCTGTCCCCGCCATTGCAGCTCGCGTGCAGCCCCGGGGTTTCGGGGCATACTGACCTGCCGTGGCCCCCTCCTTCCTCCGGCTTACGCCGGCAGTCCCCCTAGTGTGCCCCCGGTCCCGAAGGACCGAGTAGCAACTAGGGGTGGGGGTCTCGCTCGTTGCCGGACTTAACCGGACACCTCACGGCACGAGCTGACGACGGCCATGCACCTCCTCTCAGCTCGTCCGGCAAGGTCGTTAGCCTGGCCATCATCCTGCTGTCGCCCCGGGTAAGGTTTCCGGCGTTGACTCCAATTAAGCCGCAAGCTTCACCCCTTGTGGTGCCCCCCCGCCAATTCCTTTAAGTTTCAGCCTTGCGGCCGTACTCCCCAGGCGGCGGGCTTAACGGCTTCCCTCCGCCACTGGGCGGGCCCTAAGCCCGCCCAACAGCTAGCCCGCATAGTTTACAGCTGGGACTACAGGGGTATCTAATCCCCTTTGCTCCCCCAGCTTTCGCCCCTCACCGTCGGGCGCGTTCCAGCCGAGCGCCTTCGCCACTGGTGGTCCTCCCGGGATTATCGGATTTCGCCCCTACCCCGGGAGTACCCTCGGCCTCTCCCGCCCCCAAGCCCGGCAGTTTCGCCCCCGGCCCACGGGTTGAGCCCGTGGATTTCAGGGGCGACTTACCGGGCCGGCTACGGGCGCTTTAGGCCCAGTAAGCACCCCGACCACTCGCGGGGCTGGTATTACCGCGGCGGCTGACACCAGACTTGCCCCCCGCTTATTCGCCCGGCTTTTTGCACCGGGCAAAAGTCGCCCTCTTCGGGCGACACTCGGGGTGGCCCCGTCACGGTTTCCCGCATTGCGGAGTTTTCGCGCCTGCTGCACCCCGTAGGGCCTGGGCCCTTGTCTCAGTGCCCATCTCGGGGCTCCCGCTCTCACGGCCCCCACCCGTCTTCGGCTTGGCGGGCCGTTACCCCGCCAACTACCATGATGGGCCGTGCCCCCATCCTCGGGCGGATTGCGGTAGATCAACCGCAGTCCTTTTCGGGGAAGGGGCCTTCCAGCACCCTTCCCCTATGGGGGATTAGCCCCAGTTTCCCGGGGTTGTCCCCCTCCCGAGGGTAGGTTAGGCACGTGTTACTGAGCCGTGCGCCACGCCCGGCGGACCCCGGGCGTACGACTCGCATGGCTTAGCCCCACCCCGATAGCGGTCGGGTCCGGCAGGATCAACCGGTTTCTTGGGGATGGGGTTTGTTCGGGAGTTGGGGTTGGGTATGGTTGGGGTTGGATCATCCCCAACCTTCCGCCCGGGCTGTTCCCGGGTGGTTTGGTTGGGGACTCATTGTGCGGTTGGTTTCCTTGTTTTTGTGTTTTATAAGTTTTTTCTTCGTAGTTTTTGGTGTTGTTATTCGTTCCAGAAGGGTTTTGTTTTTTGGTATTGTCGTTCTGCCTCTAGTATTTGTTGGTAGAGTTCCTGTTCTGTCTTTGCTTTTGGTAGGACCTTTCGTATTGCTGTTGTTGGTCCTACTCCGTGTGCTGCTAGGGCTATTATGGCTTTTTTGCCGTATTGTAGGACTGCTAGAGCTGTTTGTGTTAGTTCTTGCCATTTTTCCTGTTCCTCCTTTGTTAGTCTTTGGTTTCTCCTGGCTTTCTTGGTTATTTCGTATGCTCTTGTTGGGTCTTCTCCGTGCTTTAGCACGGCTATTTGTCTCATGCCGCACCTTGGGCATTTGACTTGTTCTGGTATGTACTTGACCTTGGTTGTGGTGTGCCACCCGCAGTTTAGGCATAGTAGTGTTACTTCTCTTTCCTCGATTCTCTTCTTTAGTAGTTGTAGGATTGTGGTTGTTGGTATTCCCTGGATTGCGGTGTCGTATTTGCTTGCTTGGTTTATTATGTGTTGGGCTGTTGGTGTGTATTGTTCGACTTTAGTGATCTTTATGTTCATCCTCCCCTCCCTGATTTTGCTTATCAATTGCTTGAGTGGTGTTGGGTTTATTTTTTCGGTTAGTATTTCCCTGATGACCTCCCTGTCTACAACCGTGTCCCTAAGAGCCGTGGTTAGTCTCTCGATGTTCACGTCCACGGATTCTCTCGGCAGCACCCCAAATCTCCTCGCCACGTGTATGAACCTGTACTTATACAGTCTCGTGCTTCTTATGGCATCTCTCAATTCCCCATCAACGTAGTCCGGGCTTTGGTTTAGGGCCTCGGTGATTGCCTGGGGCGGTATGCCTATTGGTGTTGTTATGAGTACCCTGTATGGGTCGGTCACGTAGGTCACGGCAACCCTATACCTCTGCCCAATGTACTTGGCCAGGTATAGGGCTAGTGCCTGGTTTCCCTTGGTGCCTAGGCATGCGTGGATCACGGAATCCCTACCCCTCCACTCAATGTTTATGGTGTTGGTGAACTCCGTGATCTCGGTACCTGCCTGCTGTCTTGACTCCTCGATGAGTGGGTTGGGGGTTTCGTCTGTTGGGTAGTTTCTCAGTACCGTGGTTGGGTCTGCACCGTTTGTCATGGTACTTATTAACTCATCCCTTAGTCTGCATACTTCCTGGGCTACCTCGGTTGGTACTGGTATTTCCTCGCCGATCCAGGTGGGTACTGCGTTTAGGATTTGATTCAGTGGTTCTAGGACTACCTCCCTCTTTTCGTGGTCTATACTGACTATTCTCCAGGGCCTGCCCGCAAGTATTATCTGTGTCTCTGGCTCTGTGGTCTCCACGAACTCCTCATCCAACTCCCCAATTGCCCTGTTTGTGATCATGTCTCTGGCCCTGTAGTGTTTTTGGTCTGGTATCATGGATATGTTCTCGAAGTAGTACCTGTGGAGCCCCCTCCTCGGTGTTATTGTTCCGTCCTCATTAGCCCTGACGAGCCTGCTACCCTCCATGAACCTCAAGACATCCATGAGCTCCTCAGGCGTTAACTCCCTGTATGGGTGTGCCCTCCTCACTGTGTTTAGGACGCCATTAATCGTTAATGTCCTGCCCTCGATCCTAGCTTCAATCACCATGCCCGCGATCTGGTGGTGGAGCACGTCGAGAGCTTTCTCGTGGTATTCAACCTCCCTCTCTAACTCGTTGTTTAGGGCTTTCCTGGCGATTACGAGGGATTCAAGGTAATCGTCGGTGTCCCTCGCAATTACGTAACCAATGGCTCTCCTGCCAAGTCTATGCCCGCTCCTGCCGACCCTCTGGATTAGCTTTGTGACTTGCCTCGGGCTTGAGTACTGTATTACGGCATCTACGTGCCCAATATCGATGCCCAGCTCAAGGCTTGACGTGGTGACCACCGCCCTGACCCTACCATTCCTCAGGCCCTCCTCGAGACCCTCCCTCTCCTCCCTGTCCAGTGATCCGTGGTAGACACCGACCGCGTCATCACCAATCACTCTACTGAGTCTATGCCCCAGTAGTTCTGCCTCGTCCCTCGTGTTCGTGAATATCAGGGTTGCCCTATGCCCGCTTACTATTTCAGCGATTCTCCTGAGTCTCGCGGCGGTTTCGGGTATGGTATTTAACTCCTCAGCTAAGCCCATATCCTCCTCGGATGCCTCGGGGTACTCCACGCTTATCTCCATCTCCCTACTCACGTCCACACTCACCACCTCCACTTGCCTACCTATGCCGGCTAGGAATTGACTGGCTAGTTCGGTGTTTCCAATGGTTGCGGAGAGCCCAATCCTCTGGTACTCACCGGCTATGTTCACGAGTCTCTCCAGGGCTATGGATAGCTGGGCACCCCTCTCATCGTTCATTAATTCGTGTAGTTCGTCAATGATTATCCACTTCACATTCCTTAGGGCTCTCCTCATGCTCCTCATTACTAGGATTACCTGCAGTGTCTCGGGTGTGGTTATGAGTATCGTGGGGGGCTCCCTAACCTGCCTCCTACGCTCACTCTCCGGTGTATCACCGTGCCTAACGGCTGTGGTTATGCCCAGCCTATTGGCTATCTCCCTTAGCCTAACGTTCACGTCCCTATTGAGCGCCCTTGCCGGCGTTATATAAATCGCCGCAACACCACCCGCTAAGCCCTCACTCAGTATCTTGCTCATTATTGGGAACATGGCGGCCTCGGTCTTGCCGCTGCCCGTGGGCGCTGTGATTAGGACATTGACACCGCTGAGCACCCTGGGTATCGCCCTCTCCTGAACCGGCGTTGGCTCTAGGTAACCAAACTCCTCAATCACATCCGCAAGCCTTGGGTGTAGGTACCTGAGCCAGAAGTTGCTCATTAATCTGCCCTGACAAGGGAACTAGAGCTTTCCGGGGGCTTTATGAGTCTGTCTATTTCGTTTTACAAATGAAGCATTGCTGAGTAAATCAATGCGGCTGGTAAACTACGTTGCTCTGGGTATTTAAGTGATTGAGTTGGGCAAAAGTAATATAAATATTGCCCTGAGATGGTCATAATTGGATGCTAATCGTAGTAACCAGCGGAATTAAGGGAGGCACTGGGAAGAGCACTGTGGCGCTTGGTTTGTCAGCCATACTATCACTTAGGGGTTTTAGGCATGAGTTGTTTGATTACTCCTGTGGCCTTGGTGTTTGCACGGGGGTTTATTACTACCTTAGTGATTTTGTTGATGGTGTTAATAGGTTATCGAGACTTGTTGGGATTAGGCAGGGGTTGCCTCCACAGGATTTTGAGGGCCTTGCCATTGTTGATTTGCCTCCCATGAGTCTCGCCCAACCCGAGTTTACTGATTTGCTTGGTAGGGCTGATGCTCTTGTTGTTGTTAGTTCCTATGAGCCTGACTCCGTGGTTTCTGTGGAGAGGGTTCTTGAGGCTTACCCAGGCGGTAGAATTGTTAAGGTTTGTAATAGGGCTTCCATGGAGGGTTGTAGGCATTACCTTAAGGTTACTCCTGAGTCTCCGTTCTTCGTGATTGGTGAACCCACGAATTTTAGGACATTTAATGAGTTGATTAATGAACTTGGCTTCGTGGGTGAGAATAGGTATGAGAGGGTTGGTAGGCAGTTCGTGGTTAATGGTGTTAGGGCTAAGCTAGTTGCTCGTTGGGACCCGTACGCCATAATTGGTGTTGAGGTTTCGCAGAAGTGGTACTACGCCTTAATGCCTTATACGAAGCCCATTGAGGAATTGGTGAGTATGGCTTACGAACTGGTTGGGCCATCATACCTATATAGACTTGGTCTCGCTAATAATGCCCTAACCAGACTGTTTAGGGCTATTAGGCATTGAGTAGCATTATTTTTGGTGTAGTGTGATTTTATGTTACTTAACCTTAATTAGGGGTTTATCCTTCATTGGTATTATGGCAATATTGCTCAGCCTAGGTTTAATGGATCCCTACGCTGCTGCTGAATCTGCGATTCAGGGCATTGTAAGTAATACTGTTGATTTTATGGCTTTTGTGGCTGCTGTGCTCATACTAATGACCATAGCTGGTTTAGGTCTTCTTGGTTTTCTTGCTCTTGTTCAGTCACTGATTGGTTACTCACTCATTGAGTGGTCTAGTATTAGGCGTATTATCGGTGCCCTGGCGGCAATGGGTGTGGTTCTCGTCCTGTTAATGGGTATATTACCTGCTGTGCTTAATTCGGTTGGTTTGACTGCAATAGCCACTGCGCTTAATGGTTTTATGTCGATGGTGATGAATCACCTATCATCATTGATTTAACCCAAGGCTATTCAAGAATAGCCTTTATTAAATTCTTTACATAGTTTCTAATTCTATCAGCAACCTCGAGTTGGTTGTTTGCTCCTTCTATGTATGGTATTACTGCGGCTGTATCGCTTGACTTTATGCTTTCCCTAACCATGTTCATTGCGTAGATAACATACTTAACGCTTACACTAGGTATGGATCTCCTTATTAATTCGGCTCTTTCTTTAATTAATGGTATTAATAGTTTGTCTGCGGTTTCTATGGTGCCTCTTGTTAATCCTAGGTTTATCGTGCTCATTGTATCTATTATGAGGTTCTCAACCCCATAATTACTGATTAGTGTTTTCTCTAGAGCCTTCAGCATTCTTTGCACCTCTTTTGGCGCTATTTCACTAATCTGCCTTAACTCTAGGTATTCCCTATGTCTTATTGGTATGATTGCGTTCCCATCCCTCACATACATCATGTACTTACCGCCACGTACACTGTCTATTATGTCCGTCCTTGGGTTTAGGCCGAGGAGTAGGGATAGGGAGCGGTTGTCTGGGCTTAGGTCTATGTAGGCCATGTTCTTCGTATTCATTAGTAGGGCTAGGGTTATTGTTGTCTTCCCTACACCGCCTACGTTGCCACTTGTTACTGTTATTATTGTCATAGCCTCTTCCTGAGCTCCTCGAGCTTGTTTAGTAGGTTTTCGATCTCGCCCAGTGTTTTTACTATCTCGTTCAATGTACTTATGTAGTTCTCTATTGTGGGTTTCA
This is a stretch of genomic DNA from Vulcanisaeta moutnovskia 768-28. It encodes these proteins:
- a CDS encoding ParA family protein, with the translated sequence MTIITVTSGNVGGVGKTTITLALLMNTKNMAYIDLSPDNRSLSLLLGLNPRTDIIDSVRGGKYMMYVRDGNAIIPIRHREYLELRQISEIAPKEVQRMLKALEKTLISNYGVENLIIDTMSTINLGLTRGTIETADKLLIPLIKERAELIRRSIPSVSVKYVIYAMNMVRESIKSSDTAAVIPYIEGANNQLEVADRIRNYVKNLIKAILE
- a CDS encoding DEAD/DEAH box helicase translates to MSNFWLRYLHPRLADVIEEFGYLEPTPVQERAIPRVLSGVNVLITAPTGSGKTEAAMFPIMSKILSEGLAGGVAAIYITPARALNRDVNVRLREIANRLGITTAVRHGDTPESERRRQVREPPTILITTPETLQVILVMRSMRRALRNVKWIIIDELHELMNDERGAQLSIALERLVNIAGEYQRIGLSATIGNTELASQFLAGIGRQVEVVSVDVSREMEISVEYPEASEEDMGLAEELNTIPETAARLRRIAEIVSGHRATLIFTNTRDEAELLGHRLSRVIGDDAVGVYHGSLDREEREGLEEGLRNGRVRAVVTTSSLELGIDIGHVDAVIQYSSPRQVTKLIQRVGRSGHRLGRRAIGYVIARDTDDYLESLVIARKALNNELEREVEYHEKALDVLHHQIAGMVIEARIEGRTLTINGVLNTVRRAHPYRELTPEELMDVLRFMEGSRLVRANEDGTITPRRGLHRYYFENISMIPDQKHYRARDMITNRAIGELDEEFVETTEPETQIILAGRPWRIVSIDHEKREVVLEPLNQILNAVPTWIGEEIPVPTEVAQEVCRLRDELISTMTNGADPTTVLRNYPTDETPNPLIEESRQQAGTEITEFTNTINIEWRGRDSVIHACLGTKGNQALALYLAKYIGQRYRVAVTYVTDPYRVLITTPIGIPPQAITEALNQSPDYVDGELRDAIRSTRLYKYRFIHVARRFGVLPRESVDVNIERLTTALRDTVVDREVIREILTEKINPTPLKQLISKIREGRMNIKITKVEQYTPTAQHIINQASKYDTAIQGIPTTTILQLLKKRIEEREVTLLCLNCGWHTTTKVKYIPEQVKCPRCGMRQIAVLKHGEDPTRAYEITKKARRNQRLTKEEQEKWQELTQTALAVLQYGKKAIIALAAHGVGPTTAIRKVLPKAKTEQELYQQILEAERQYQKTKPFWNE
- a CDS encoding CRISPR-associated DxTHG motif protein → MTVLRKLRELGNVSEVIMDITHGLNYMPTMMLRYASLAVYTYVTTSSTEKLTVKVVDSEPYTPQLRDYDITLGIRDVSAENLGKAYSLYKTLSMPSINTVGTLNKTVRKSSLVALDALHNGTYTLLPLLPINEALDWLDKALDLNRALRVVIDGNEARRTVMISHAEARGIGREAWLETVVSMHSLLTIAAHIRNELTSDVEAKPPSDKYVVITSLRRLREVTNKYTYISGIRELVNTEINNAIGTVREVLDKGYAKQLTNKWIKYSKLKDFIQGNMTIKPPLEEQWDVMQGSDYRNVIAHAGLDKENTALQIDRDNPDPHNAKIAIHKELTDIVYRSINHKPS